The nucleotide window CACCTACTCCTACTGGCATACAATCGGAAGCATCAAAATTGGCTGTGGTGTAGTTAGGAGGTGGCGATTGATGGCGAACCGCACGAACGCCAAAGAAGTACTGAGACGATACGCAGCGGGGGAAAGAGACTTCTGCCGCTTCAACTTACGAGGGCAATCTTTCAAGAACGCCGACCTCAGTGGGGCGGATTTCAGCGAGGCAGACATTCGAGGTACGAATTTCTCGGAAGCAACGTTGTGCGGAGCGAACTTCTCTAGGGCAAAAGCCGGGCTTCAGCGTCGTTGGGTTGTGGGGTTGTTGGCGATCGCGTTTGTTCTTGCCACTATGGCGGGAATCTTGACCTTCTATGCAGGTAGCACCGTATCGAATATTTTCGGCACCTCTAGCTTCAACCAAATCTTTGGTTGGTGCGGATTAACGGTCACGTTCGCCTTCATAATGTGTACCTTGCGCCGAGGTATCGCTGAAGAACCTGGAGATGGAGCTGTCAGAGTTGCTGCCGCAGTAGTAATAGCTTTCGCTGGATTTGGAATTGTCGCTGGAGCTGTCCCTGGAGCTGTCGCACTAGCATTGGCTGTCAGTGGAGCTGTTGCTGTAGCTGTAGCTGTCGGAGGAGCTGTTGCTATCACTGGAGCTGTCGGAGAAGCTGTTGCTATCACTGGAGCTGCCGGTGGAGCTGTTGCTATCACTGGAGCTGCCGGTGGAGCTGTTACTGTTGGTGTCGGAGGAGCTATCAATATCATTGGAGCTCACGCGTTCTCTTTCGCTGTCACTTTCGCTGGTGCGTATGTCGGAAGGCGCGCGGTAGAGAGCCCCGACGACCGAGGCCGATGGATTCGCAACCTTGCACTCCTAATCGGGTCTACCAGCGGCACGAATTTTCTTAAAGCTGACCTTACTAATGCCAACTTCACTGCCGCAACTCTCGGTAGCACAAGCTTTAACGCAGCTGTCATCACGCGCACCTGCTGGAAGGAAACGCGTAAATTGCACCTCGCAAGCTCGGGTCTCTCAATTCTCCGCAATATTGACGTCAGTGCTCTGCTCGTCAGCGGCAATGGCTACAATCAAGACTTCAAGTACGCCGATTTAAGAGGTGCGAACCTCGTCGGAGCGAACCTCGAAGGTGCCAACCTCAAAGGAGCAAACCTTGCTGACGCCACTCTCAAAGCTGCCAACCTCAAAGACGCAAACCTGACCAGCTCTCAGTGCATCGGCGTGGATTTCACCAGTGCCTATCTCACCGGAGCCTGCCTGGAAGCCTGGAACATCGACCCGACGACCACCCTTACCAACGTCGATTGCCAGTTCGTCTTCCTGCTAGAGCACCCAAATCACCTTGGCAGTCGAGAGCGCCGCCCCCACGACCCAAGCGCCACCTTCGCTCCCGGCGACTTCGGAAAGCTCTACACCGAGATTATGGATGCCGTGCAAATTCTCATCCGTGACGGCATCAACCCCGACGCCTTCCTCGCTGCTTTCGGCAAGCTGATGGCAGAACACCCAGAAATCACTCTCGACTCGATCCAGTCCATAGCAAAGAAAGGCACTGACGCCCTCGTCACCCTTGCCGTCACTCCCGACACCGACAAAGCCAAAGTCGAGCGAGACTTCCTTAAAGCTTACAAAGTCGGGCTCGAAGCTGGGAAAAACCAAGCCCGCCTCGAGTCTGCCAGAGAAAGCATCCGCGATATCAAAGAAA belongs to Rubidibacter lacunae KORDI 51-2 and includes:
- a CDS encoding pentapeptide repeat-containing protein, giving the protein MANRTNAKEVLRRYAAGERDFCRFNLRGQSFKNADLSGADFSEADIRGTNFSEATLCGANFSRAKAGLQRRWVVGLLAIAFVLATMAGILTFYAGSTVSNIFGTSSFNQIFGWCGLTVTFAFIMCTLRRGIAEEPGDGAVRVAAAVVIAFAGFGIVAGAVPGAVALALAVSGAVAVAVAVGGAVAITGAVGEAVAITGAAGGAVAITGAAGGAVTVGVGGAINIIGAHAFSFAVTFAGAYVGRRAVESPDDRGRWIRNLALLIGSTSGTNFLKADLTNANFTAATLGSTSFNAAVITRTCWKETRKLHLASSGLSILRNIDVSALLVSGNGYNQDFKYADLRGANLVGANLEGANLKGANLADATLKAANLKDANLTSSQCIGVDFTSAYLTGACLEAWNIDPTTTLTNVDCQFVFLLEHPNHLGSRERRPHDPSATFAPGDFGKLYTEIMDAVQILIRDGINPDAFLAAFGKLMAEHPEITLDSIQSIAKKGTDALVTLAVTPDTDKAKVERDFLKAYKVGLEAGKNQARLESARESIRDIKEIISILTPANNPVVKLIAQAGAKAMNNSSDQSPTIKVSGDAIGNVIGDNATISGTIAKSIQQLPANDDRQADLKNLLEELSKAIASEEISDTDKADLLAQLQILVGASQEPETPAAKEQSGRALRTMSALAKNLPTATQLVTECRRLLPEIAKLLGLSLNLG